The following coding sequences are from one uncultured Desulfobacter sp. window:
- a CDS encoding YihY/virulence factor BrkB family protein, with amino-acid sequence MTFSFNTFRAKGIRVLYRAAKGYQRDSCALRASALSLYTLLSVVPVMAMAFGIAKGFGFRQFLEAEVMSLFEGHEEIVQNILVFSNNLLEKTQGGLMAVLGVLVLLYSLIKLMFHIEDTFNRIWWVRDGRPLIRKLTDYLTIALATGLLGLLSGSVNLFMIPRLESFWAYLGVPIDIKGVISFFIKVVPYVITWSLFMFFYVIMPHKKVNLRAAATGAVFAGTLFQIIQTAFLKFQVFVTGYNAIYGSFAALPVFLIWLQVSWGVLLYGAEIAFEWENIGHAKIPDLTLNAMSIRARKLAMLEIVKGCVRRFAEKKPPATDVRIAGELNLPLNIVHHLLEILMRADVLYSVNRDGDTTGYTPAMDIECMSIMDVLCAVEHQGDPNAYTAGSLLAQALEESLDGFDRAARNCNGERLIKDI; translated from the coding sequence ATGACGTTTTCATTTAACACGTTTCGGGCTAAGGGTATCCGGGTGCTGTACAGGGCTGCCAAGGGGTATCAGCGGGACAGTTGCGCCTTGCGGGCCTCGGCGTTAAGTTTGTATACCCTGTTGAGCGTCGTGCCGGTGATGGCCATGGCCTTTGGGATTGCCAAGGGCTTCGGGTTCCGGCAGTTCCTTGAGGCCGAAGTGATGTCTTTGTTTGAGGGCCATGAGGAGATTGTCCAAAATATCCTGGTGTTTTCCAATAATCTGCTGGAGAAAACCCAGGGCGGCCTTATGGCTGTGCTCGGCGTTCTGGTGCTTTTATACTCCTTGATTAAACTGATGTTCCATATTGAAGACACATTCAACCGTATCTGGTGGGTGCGGGACGGTCGGCCGCTGATCAGAAAGCTCACGGATTATTTGACCATTGCCCTGGCAACAGGCCTTCTGGGGCTTTTGTCCGGATCAGTAAATTTATTTATGATTCCCCGCCTTGAATCATTCTGGGCCTATCTTGGTGTTCCCATTGACATTAAAGGCGTTATCTCCTTTTTTATCAAAGTGGTGCCCTATGTGATCACCTGGTCGTTGTTCATGTTTTTTTATGTGATCATGCCCCATAAAAAGGTAAATCTCAGGGCCGCCGCCACAGGGGCGGTATTTGCGGGTACCTTATTTCAGATTATCCAGACCGCTTTTTTAAAGTTCCAGGTCTTTGTAACAGGCTACAATGCCATCTACGGCAGTTTTGCCGCACTGCCCGTGTTTCTGATCTGGTTGCAGGTTTCCTGGGGGGTACTGCTCTACGGTGCTGAAATTGCCTTTGAGTGGGAGAATATCGGGCATGCAAAAATTCCGGATCTGACGTTAAATGCCATGAGTATCCGGGCCAGAAAACTTGCCATGCTGGAGATTGTCAAAGGATGTGTCCGGCGTTTTGCGGAAAAAAAGCCCCCGGCCACGGATGTACGGATTGCCGGGGAGTTGAATTTACCCTTGAACATCGTACATCATCTTTTAGAGATCCTGATGCGGGCGGATGTTTTGTATTCAGTCAATCGTGACGGCGATACCACCGGGTACACCCCGGCCATGGATATTGAGTGCATGAGTATTATGGATGTCCTTTGCGCCGTGGAGCACCAGGGTGATCCAAATGCGTATACGGCTGGTTCTCTGCTGGCCCAGGCCCTGGAGGAGAGCCTGGACGGGTTTGACAGGGCCGCCCGGAATTGTAACGGAGAGCGGCTGATCAAAGATATTTAA